In a genomic window of Roseiflexus castenholzii DSM 13941:
- a CDS encoding CehA/McbA family metallohydrolase: MTIWSRADIHIHTRYSDGHSSVAQVLEYADHIGLRVIAITDHDTIDGALEAQRMARGFDVEVIIGEEVSTTDGHLLVLFLTHALPPRRPASETIAAAHAQGALCIVAHPFDWLVSSFGTPLLRYCGGDHPIWPVDGVEAFNASLPLPGMNARAASVATTLGLPACGGSDAHHFSTVGLGYTLFPGTTANDLRQAIIHGEVQASGRSWAAGHYAAVAGLRARRGLARAARAVTRPARAMSR; this comes from the coding sequence ATGACTATCTGGAGCAGAGCGGATATTCACATTCACACGCGGTACAGCGACGGGCACAGTTCGGTCGCACAGGTGCTCGAATACGCCGATCATATCGGATTGCGCGTCATTGCCATCACCGATCATGACACGATCGATGGCGCGCTCGAGGCGCAACGCATGGCGCGTGGCTTCGACGTTGAGGTAATTATCGGCGAAGAGGTGTCCACCACCGATGGTCACCTGCTGGTGTTGTTTCTCACACATGCGCTCCCTCCGAGACGACCCGCGTCCGAAACGATTGCTGCTGCCCACGCGCAGGGCGCCCTGTGCATCGTGGCCCATCCCTTCGACTGGCTGGTCTCTTCTTTCGGCACACCTCTGCTCCGCTACTGCGGCGGCGATCATCCAATATGGCCCGTTGACGGCGTCGAGGCGTTTAACGCCAGTCTGCCGCTGCCGGGCATGAATGCGCGCGCAGCTTCCGTCGCAACCACGCTTGGTCTACCCGCCTGCGGCGGAAGCGATGCGCACCATTTCTCGACAGTGGGGCTTGGATACACCCTCTTCCCCGGCACAACCGCCAATGATCTTCGTCAGGCAATAATCCACGGCGAAGTGCAGGCCAGTGGACGCTCGTGGGCTGCTGGACACTACGCTGCTGTGGCGGGCCTGCGCGCCCGCCGTGGGCTTGCCCGCGCTGCGCGCGCCGTCACACGTCCAGCGCGCGCCATGAGCCGGTGA
- a CDS encoding TVP38/TMEM64 family protein — MSPSPDAMHVRRVLFLAGALALTLLLFLIGWRGAAQQVFSAASPEEAAAALRSFGLWTPLVSVLLMVVQSVLAPLPGSFVAAANGAIYGIWWGTLLSWIGGMAGGLATYGLGRLSGNVLEQRWKDTPLWQRLTGVGAARRFWIVLIARMTPIVSLDFIGYLAGVSRMPLPSYTLANAIGILPGMLAYTLIGSELIQGRAISWQIAVALLLIVVLFIIGRRRLRTLNVERANVER; from the coding sequence ATGAGTCCGTCACCTGATGCCATGCACGTGCGTCGGGTGCTGTTCCTCGCCGGCGCGCTCGCCCTCACCCTTCTTCTCTTCCTGATCGGCTGGCGTGGCGCCGCTCAACAAGTGTTCAGCGCCGCATCCCCCGAAGAGGCTGCCGCGGCGCTGCGCAGCTTTGGGCTATGGACGCCGCTGGTCAGCGTACTGCTGATGGTCGTGCAATCGGTGCTGGCGCCGCTGCCCGGCTCCTTCGTTGCCGCTGCCAACGGCGCGATCTACGGCATCTGGTGGGGGACCCTTCTCTCCTGGATTGGCGGCATGGCGGGGGGTCTGGCGACCTATGGGCTTGGGCGTTTGTCTGGCAATGTCCTGGAGCAGCGCTGGAAGGATACACCCCTCTGGCAACGATTGACCGGCGTTGGTGCGGCTCGTCGTTTCTGGATCGTCCTGATTGCCAGAATGACGCCAATTGTGTCGCTCGATTTCATCGGATATCTGGCGGGTGTCTCACGCATGCCGCTCCCGTCGTATACCCTTGCCAACGCCATTGGCATTCTCCCCGGCATGCTGGCGTATACGCTGATCGGCAGTGAACTGATCCAGGGGCGCGCCATATCCTGGCAGATCGCCGTGGCGCTGCTCCTGATCGTCGTGCTGTTCATCATTGGTCGGCGCCGGCTCCGAACGTTGAACGTCGAACGCGCGAATGTCGAACGTTGA
- a CDS encoding TrmH family RNA methyltransferase has product MAVVIENPDAARSALIDLLRREYTVDHDALIADVFGADQAGLCVLASGWGSIEGVLASQPETRCAATTRALVVAAHERALRDLLLAAPRGDVLLFLVVGNWTLPTLAELFDGREVAPYPLLSYPGIHLFVGVRRGSGALPVIDDNTLFRGPPLAHAALPRPAGGQNLSSARDPMVARLRDLGNAAGRRARGQFLAEGPLLAFRALDDLPVEDLFYTGELLRDPAGTVLLRRAADLGVPAHRISEGLMGLITPTRPIPSVITAIWGQLRNVADYRPGRRAVILATEQINNPENLGMTLRTADAAGVEAVIVAGSGADPFHRECVRAARGAVGRIPIYTCADLPTWVGQARARGIHVVGATGNVERTLYDADLPLPLMIIVGNETEGLTDATLAVCSSLVRIPMAPGQDSLNVGVAAGVILYDIVRRRLCDRHLAPTKNPTTA; this is encoded by the coding sequence GTGGCTGTCGTTATCGAAAACCCCGACGCCGCCCGCTCAGCGCTGATCGACCTGCTGCGCCGGGAATATACGGTTGACCACGATGCCCTGATCGCCGATGTTTTCGGCGCCGACCAGGCAGGGCTGTGCGTTCTCGCGTCGGGGTGGGGAAGCATCGAAGGCGTGCTGGCATCCCAACCGGAGACGCGCTGTGCCGCCACAACGCGCGCACTAGTCGTTGCTGCTCACGAACGCGCACTGCGCGACCTCCTGCTTGCTGCGCCACGCGGCGATGTGCTCCTGTTCCTGGTCGTCGGCAATTGGACGCTGCCAACGCTTGCTGAGTTGTTCGATGGGCGCGAAGTCGCGCCGTACCCACTGTTGAGTTACCCCGGCATCCACCTCTTTGTGGGAGTTCGTCGTGGCAGCGGAGCGCTTCCTGTGATCGACGACAACACCTTGTTTCGTGGCCCGCCCCTGGCGCACGCCGCCCTGCCGCGCCCGGCCGGCGGGCAGAACCTCAGTAGCGCCAGAGACCCGATGGTCGCCCGTTTGCGCGACCTTGGCAATGCAGCAGGGCGGCGCGCGCGCGGCCAATTTCTTGCCGAAGGACCACTCCTCGCCTTCCGCGCCCTCGATGATCTGCCGGTCGAAGACCTGTTCTATACCGGCGAGTTGCTGCGCGACCCGGCAGGCACAGTGTTGCTTCGGCGCGCGGCAGACCTCGGCGTACCTGCGCACCGCATCTCCGAAGGGCTGATGGGGCTGATCACTCCCACCCGCCCAATCCCCAGCGTCATCACTGCGATCTGGGGACAATTGCGCAACGTCGCCGACTACCGACCCGGCAGGCGCGCCGTTATTCTAGCGACCGAGCAGATCAACAATCCCGAAAACCTGGGCATGACGCTGCGCACTGCCGACGCCGCCGGGGTCGAGGCAGTGATCGTGGCGGGCAGCGGCGCCGATCCATTCCACCGCGAATGTGTACGCGCTGCGCGCGGCGCCGTGGGGCGCATCCCGATCTATACCTGCGCCGATCTCCCCACCTGGGTCGGTCAGGCACGCGCACGGGGCATCCACGTCGTCGGCGCAACCGGCAACGTCGAGCGCACCCTGTACGACGCCGATCTGCCATTACCGCTGATGATCATCGTCGGGAACGAAACCGAGGGTCTGACCGACGCGACGCTGGCGGTCTGCTCGTCGCTCGTGCGCATCCCGATGGCGCCGGGGCAGGACTCATTGAACGTCGGCGTAGCAGCGGGGGTGATCCTGTACGACATCGTGAGGAGGAGGTTATGTGACCGTCACCTCGCGCCGACCAAAAACCCAACCACTGCCTGA
- a CDS encoding alpha/beta fold hydrolase — protein MNPLPPFAAVSMAALLAPLALTPLRERLSPAELPGVQHFVRVGGYDLHYTDEGPRDAPVVLLIHGFAAWAFAWRSQRAALVAAGRRAVTIDLPGYGASPRPVAPVYSTHDQALTLLQALDALGIGTFDVVGHSFGGRVAFQIALLAPQRVRRIVAICPEAFTIGRPPIAALARLPLIGQALAYYVLAPSLVGVGLRSLAKRDDWLTDEVIAGYAAPLYVRGTAAAQVWQARSPKDGPLPVPENLAAIRPPILLLWGDGDTVFPVDEGRRLERILPDARLIVYDRTGHLPYEERAADVNQAVVGFLVGAR, from the coding sequence ATGAATCCACTGCCGCCATTTGCCGCTGTGAGTATGGCAGCGTTGCTTGCCCCGCTTGCGCTCACACCGCTTCGGGAGCGTTTAAGCCCGGCTGAACTGCCGGGTGTTCAGCATTTTGTGCGCGTTGGCGGGTACGACCTGCACTACACCGATGAGGGACCACGCGACGCTCCGGTCGTGCTGCTCATCCACGGGTTTGCGGCATGGGCATTCGCCTGGCGGTCGCAACGCGCCGCACTGGTTGCTGCCGGACGGCGGGCGGTGACGATTGATCTCCCTGGCTACGGCGCTTCTCCCCGTCCTGTGGCGCCGGTCTATTCGACGCACGATCAGGCGCTTACGCTGTTGCAGGCGCTCGATGCTCTCGGTATTGGCACGTTTGATGTGGTGGGTCACTCGTTTGGCGGGCGGGTGGCGTTTCAGATTGCGCTGCTTGCTCCACAACGGGTTCGGCGCATTGTGGCAATCTGCCCGGAAGCGTTCACCATTGGGCGTCCGCCGATTGCGGCGCTTGCTCGCCTGCCGCTCATCGGTCAGGCGCTCGCGTACTACGTCCTGGCGCCGTCGCTGGTCGGGGTTGGGCTGCGTTCACTCGCAAAGCGCGACGACTGGCTGACCGATGAGGTGATTGCTGGATATGCCGCACCCCTGTATGTGCGCGGCACAGCGGCGGCGCAGGTCTGGCAGGCGCGCTCGCCAAAGGACGGACCATTGCCGGTGCCGGAGAACCTGGCGGCGATCCGTCCGCCGATATTGCTGCTCTGGGGTGATGGCGACACGGTCTTTCCGGTGGACGAGGGACGCCGCCTGGAACGTATTCTCCCCGATGCTCGCCTGATCGTCTACGACCGCACCGGTCACCTGCCCTACGAAGAACGCGCAGCAGATGTGAATCAGGCAGTGGTTGGGTTTTTGGTCGGCGCGAGGTGA
- a CDS encoding glycosyltransferase family 4 protein: MRIALITETFLPNVNGIVTTLCRLLEHVQHEGHEALLFAPQGAPEHYAGAQVIPLRGIPFPLYPDIRFTPPQPGIVPALRQFRPDLIHLAGLMVLGPAARFAAQQLRIPAIATYHTDLPAYSVYYGLGALRLAAYSYLRWIHNACALTLCPSSAILADLRKRGFRRLRLWGRGVDTIRFHPAHRRAEWRDAIGARANECVLLYVGRLAAEKRLDLLAEALRDMEGIRLVLVGDGPARQQIERRFAGMPVTFTGFLNGHDLAVAYASSDLFVFPSDTETFGQVVQEAMASGLPVVAARAGGVIDLVRNEETGVFFAPGSAYSLRTAVNRLVANPGLSRAYGQAGRAAAERRSWTRVLDELMEYYRRALRWRPRLLALRRTWS; encoded by the coding sequence ATGCGGATAGCACTGATCACCGAGACCTTTCTGCCCAATGTCAACGGCATTGTCACGACGCTGTGCCGCCTGTTGGAGCACGTGCAGCACGAAGGACACGAAGCATTGCTGTTCGCGCCGCAGGGCGCTCCTGAGCACTACGCTGGCGCACAGGTCATTCCGCTGCGTGGTATTCCATTCCCACTCTACCCCGACATCCGCTTTACGCCGCCGCAACCGGGCATCGTGCCGGCACTCCGGCAGTTCCGCCCCGATCTGATCCATCTCGCCGGTTTGATGGTTTTGGGTCCGGCGGCGCGTTTTGCCGCGCAGCAGTTGCGCATCCCGGCAATCGCCACCTATCACACCGATCTGCCTGCGTACAGTGTTTACTACGGATTGGGCGCGCTGCGCCTGGCAGCATATTCGTATTTGCGCTGGATTCATAACGCCTGTGCGCTGACTCTGTGCCCATCCTCGGCGATCCTGGCAGATTTGCGCAAGCGCGGATTTCGGCGGCTCCGCCTCTGGGGTCGTGGCGTCGATACCATCAGATTTCATCCGGCGCACCGACGCGCGGAGTGGCGCGATGCTATCGGTGCGCGCGCCAACGAGTGTGTGTTACTCTACGTTGGGCGCCTGGCAGCCGAAAAACGGCTCGATCTACTGGCAGAAGCGTTGCGCGACATGGAAGGCATTCGTCTGGTGCTGGTCGGCGATGGACCGGCGCGACAACAGATTGAACGTCGGTTTGCCGGGATGCCAGTGACGTTCACCGGCTTTCTTAATGGGCACGATCTGGCAGTCGCCTATGCCAGCTCCGATCTGTTCGTCTTCCCTTCCGATACCGAAACATTCGGGCAGGTAGTTCAGGAGGCAATGGCATCGGGACTACCGGTCGTCGCCGCGCGCGCCGGCGGCGTCATCGATCTGGTGCGAAATGAAGAAACCGGCGTCTTCTTTGCGCCGGGATCGGCATACAGTTTGCGTACTGCCGTCAACCGCCTGGTTGCCAACCCCGGTCTGAGCAGGGCGTATGGTCAGGCAGGGCGCGCCGCAGCCGAGCGGCGATCCTGGACCCGGGTGCTCGATGAACTCATGGAATACTATCGGCGTGCATTGCGCTGGCGTCCACGCCTGCTGGCACTCAGGAGAACCTGGTCATGA